A window of Rhabdothermincola salaria contains these coding sequences:
- a CDS encoding DUF2203 domain-containing protein has protein sequence MSSADADGQPVRTPDQAHALVADLLVLTDDAVRVRAELTAAARDRPPAPIADVKALEARLSELLDEVVGLGVQLKGWAPLLVDIPVEVDGRQVLFCWLEGDRRLSWYHELDHGFAGRRPLSDLG, from the coding sequence TTGAGCTCGGCCGACGCCGACGGTCAGCCCGTCCGCACCCCGGACCAGGCCCACGCGCTCGTCGCCGACCTGCTGGTGCTCACCGACGACGCCGTGCGGGTGCGAGCCGAGCTCACCGCCGCGGCCCGTGATCGACCCCCCGCCCCCATCGCCGACGTCAAGGCGCTCGAGGCCCGGCTGTCGGAGCTCCTCGACGAGGTGGTGGGCCTCGGCGTGCAGTTGAAGGGGTGGGCGCCGTTGCTGGTCGACATCCCCGTCGAGGTCGACGGCCGCCAGGTGCTCTTCTGCTGGTTGGAGGGCGACCGTCGGCTGTCGTGGTACCACGAGCTCGACCACGGCTTCGCCGGGCGGCGCCCGCTCAGCGACCTGGGCTGA
- a CDS encoding bacterial proteasome activator family protein has translation MTDAPVERGELITPGGNRDGDEPAPADTEVDENKEFVSEPAKVMRVGSMIKQLLDEVRSTSLDEPSRQRLRAIYDTSITELGSALSPDLQEELERLAFPFAEEGTPSEVELRVAQAQLVGWLEGLFHGIQATLFAQQMAARQQLENMRGQLPPGARPGPPEERPGTYL, from the coding sequence ATGACGGATGCACCGGTCGAACGAGGAGAGCTCATCACCCCTGGCGGGAACCGGGACGGAGACGAGCCCGCGCCCGCCGACACGGAAGTGGACGAGAACAAGGAGTTCGTGTCCGAACCGGCCAAGGTCATGCGGGTCGGCTCCATGATCAAGCAGCTCCTCGACGAGGTGCGCTCGACGTCGCTCGACGAGCCGTCCCGCCAACGGCTCCGGGCCATCTACGACACCTCGATCACCGAGCTCGGTTCTGCGCTCTCGCCTGATCTGCAGGAAGAGCTCGAGCGCCTCGCGTTCCCCTTCGCCGAGGAGGGCACCCCGAGCGAGGTCGAGCTGCGCGTGGCCCAGGCCCAGCTGGTGGGGTGGCTCGAGGGTCTCTTCCACGGCATCCAGGCCACGTTGTTCGCTCAGCAGATGGCGGCCCGCCAGCAGCTGGAGAACATGCGGGGCCAGCTACCTCCGGGTGCTCGTCCGGGTCCGCCCGAGGAGCGCCCCGGCACCTACCTGTAG
- a CDS encoding YwiC-like family protein: MALPSEHGGWGLTLEPALLGLLVRPSLAGLALGLGAFVAFLARTPLKVVLVDRHRRRWLPRSSLALRILLAEVALLAVLATVGLVAAGWSWLVPAALAAPLVALELWFDMRSRSRRLLPELAGALGIAAVAPAIVVAGGGSTALAAGTWLVLSARSVAAIPFVRVQIERLRHGTGAIRLSDLAQLGGAVLALVAVVVDRRMWLGVVVVAVLLVAEAVAVRRPPVPATRLGVAQLVAGLVLVGFTAAGVWLG; the protein is encoded by the coding sequence GTGGCCCTCCCGTCCGAGCACGGCGGGTGGGGACTGACCCTCGAACCCGCCCTCCTCGGGCTGTTGGTCCGTCCGTCCCTGGCCGGGCTGGCGCTCGGTCTGGGCGCCTTCGTGGCCTTCCTGGCCCGGACCCCGCTCAAGGTCGTCCTCGTCGACCGTCACCGTCGGCGGTGGTTGCCCCGCAGCTCGCTGGCCTTGCGCATCCTGCTCGCCGAGGTGGCGCTGCTCGCCGTGCTGGCCACCGTGGGGTTGGTGGCGGCCGGGTGGTCGTGGTTGGTGCCGGCGGCCCTGGCGGCGCCGCTGGTGGCGCTCGAGCTCTGGTTCGACATGCGCAGCCGCTCCCGTCGTCTGCTGCCCGAGCTGGCCGGGGCGCTGGGCATCGCCGCCGTCGCCCCGGCGATCGTGGTGGCCGGCGGTGGCTCCACGGCCCTCGCCGCCGGGACGTGGCTGGTGCTCTCGGCTCGGTCGGTCGCCGCCATCCCGTTCGTGCGGGTGCAGATCGAGCGACTGCGCCACGGAACCGGTGCGATCCGCCTCAGCGATCTGGCCCAACTGGGTGGCGCGGTCCTGGCCCTGGTCGCGGTGGTGGTGGACCGGAGGATGTGGTTGGGCGTCGTCGTCGTGGCGGTGCTGCTGGTGGCGGAGGCCGTGGCGGTGCGGCGGCCCCCGGTGCCGGCCACACGGTTGGGCGTGGCCCAGCTGGTCGCCGGGCTGGTGCTGGTGGGGTTCACCGCCGCCGGGGTCTGGCTGGGGTGA
- a CDS encoding RrF2 family transcriptional regulator: MRLEITRRADLATRALVALTDDGRRMKAAQLAEVLGTTAGFVPQILHPLVAKGWVGSEPGPAGGYTRVAPLEGISVLEVIEAVDGPTVTGRCVLEDRPCTEIGPCALHHPWSRARAHLLDELGATPLSDLDVVVAAPPVGEAP; the protein is encoded by the coding sequence GTGCGATTGGAGATCACCCGTCGAGCGGACCTGGCCACCCGGGCGCTCGTCGCCCTCACCGACGACGGTCGGCGCATGAAGGCCGCTCAGCTCGCCGAGGTGCTGGGCACCACGGCCGGCTTCGTGCCCCAGATCCTGCATCCCCTGGTGGCCAAGGGATGGGTGGGGTCCGAGCCGGGGCCCGCCGGCGGCTACACGCGGGTGGCGCCGCTGGAGGGCATCTCGGTGCTGGAGGTCATCGAGGCGGTCGACGGGCCCACCGTCACCGGCCGTTGCGTGCTCGAGGACCGGCCCTGCACCGAGATCGGGCCGTGTGCCCTGCACCACCCCTGGTCACGGGCCCGGGCCCACCTGCTCGACGAGCTCGGGGCCACGCCGCTCTCGGATCTCGACGTCGTCGTCGCTGCTCCGCCGGTGGGCGAAGCGCCCTGA
- a CDS encoding HdeD family acid-resistance protein translates to MDLLRGSRITAYTVGALSLIAGIVLLVWPDRTTVVVARVLGILFVVVGFGQIVEAVTTHRQGNYWGLLLLRGVVNLGFGLALLFWPDVTVNVVIWLIGLNLVITGLLGLIVSFQVPKEMGRSAMGLQAVITIVVGALIMLWPSATLAVVAVLAGVVLILLGLVLLASGYSLSKAKVTTV, encoded by the coding sequence ATGGATCTGCTGCGCGGGTCGCGCATCACCGCCTACACGGTCGGGGCCCTGAGCCTCATCGCCGGCATCGTGTTGCTGGTGTGGCCCGACCGCACCACCGTCGTGGTCGCCCGCGTGCTCGGGATCTTGTTCGTCGTGGTCGGGTTCGGCCAGATCGTCGAGGCCGTCACCACCCACCGCCAGGGCAACTACTGGGGCCTGCTGTTGCTGCGCGGGGTCGTCAACCTCGGCTTCGGCCTGGCGCTGCTGTTCTGGCCCGACGTCACCGTGAACGTGGTGATCTGGTTGATCGGGCTGAACCTGGTGATCACCGGCCTGCTCGGCCTCATCGTCTCGTTCCAGGTCCCCAAGGAGATGGGCCGCAGTGCGATGGGCCTGCAGGCCGTCATCACCATCGTGGTCGGGGCCCTGATCATGCTGTGGCCGAGTGCCACGCTGGCCGTGGTGGCGGTGCTGGCAGGTGTCGTGCTGATCCTCCTCGGCCTGGTCCTGTTGGCATCCGGTTACTCGCTGTCGAAGGCGAAGGTCACGACGGTCTGA
- the dnaE gene encoding DNA polymerase III subunit alpha, with the protein MPDSFTHLHLHTEFSMLDGAARVGDVVAAAAADGQPAVGITDHGNMYGILDFYKAAKAQGVKPIIGTELYQAYEHRTERPARRGRMDDSGGEAEGGRKAYYHLTALAENATGYKNLIQLSSRAYLEGYYMKPKVDWELLEAHHEGIIATTGCLGGQVLQALMQGDEKGAVEKAARLQDIFGKDNLFVELQDHGIPEQRTTNPQLLKIARTIGAPLLATNDSHYTHQHDAVSHDALLCVQTGSLMSDPDRFKFHGDQHYLKTAAEMRSLFDEVPEACDNTLWIAERCEVEIEFGKPQLPNFPLPEGFTDDADYLRHLTFEGAHQRWGDQLPDSVVERLAYELKVIGDMGFSSYFLIVWDLIRHARDAGIRVGPGRGSAAGCAVAYTLRITDLDPIRYDLLFERFLNPSRISMPDIDMDFDSRFRDEMIRYAAERYGRDHVAQIVTFSTIKARAAVRDAARVLGYPYAVGDKVAKAMPPLVMGRDTPLYACLDEHPKYLDGYKMAADLREMFATDPDARQVMEVAKGLEGLRRQDGIHAAAVVITKEPLTEYLPIQRKPEAGKDPEDSPVVTQYEMHGVEELGLLKMDFLGLRNLDVITDTVVMLRETQGVELDIDDVPLDDDKTLQLLRDGDSIGVFQLEGGPMRALMRSLAPTSFEDVAALVALYRPGPMSANMHNDYADRKNGRKPIEYLHADLEEILGDTQGLMIYQESVMRVAQKFAGYSLADADNLRKACGKKDRALIAKEREKFVAGTEATGYGGAIGTSLFDIIEPFADYAFNKSHSYGYGYVAYQTAYLKAHYPVEYFAALLTSVKTNLDKAAVYLAECRQMGLDVLVPDVNVSASDFIAVERPGENPAIAFGLSAVRNVGEGLVGHILTEREANGPFLDFYDFCDRVDTTVLNKRTIESLIKAGGFDSLGYSRKGLLGFYDKIIDETVARRRKEAEGQFDLFSMAEPDSDGEAGTANRYLIPTDDFEKRQRLAFEKEMLGLYVSDHPLMGAEASLRRRTECTLDELEEVDEGAIRVVGGLVTSLQRKWTKKGDLMAVFVLEDLKSSVECMVFPKTMQAYGHLLEDDAVVIVKGRVDKREDQTKFMATELERFEPITDGAPPLRVTVSPAALSEAMLTSLKALLLEHPGESQVFLHLGDRQVLRLPEAFCVEVRTGLLAELRVLLGPAAVSS; encoded by the coding sequence GTGCCGGATTCGTTCACCCACCTGCATCTGCACACCGAGTTCTCGATGCTCGACGGCGCCGCCCGGGTCGGCGACGTCGTGGCCGCGGCGGCGGCCGACGGCCAGCCGGCGGTCGGCATCACCGACCACGGGAACATGTACGGGATCCTCGACTTCTACAAGGCGGCCAAGGCCCAGGGCGTCAAGCCCATCATCGGCACCGAGCTCTACCAGGCCTACGAGCACCGCACCGAGCGTCCGGCCCGGCGGGGCCGCATGGACGACTCCGGCGGCGAGGCCGAAGGGGGGCGCAAGGCCTATTACCACCTGACCGCCCTGGCCGAGAACGCCACCGGCTACAAGAACCTCATCCAGCTCTCGAGCCGGGCCTACCTCGAGGGCTACTACATGAAGCCCAAGGTCGACTGGGAGCTGCTCGAGGCCCACCACGAGGGCATCATCGCCACCACCGGCTGCCTCGGTGGTCAGGTGCTGCAAGCCCTCATGCAGGGCGACGAGAAGGGGGCCGTCGAGAAGGCCGCCCGCCTCCAGGACATCTTCGGCAAGGACAACCTGTTCGTCGAGCTCCAGGACCACGGCATCCCCGAGCAGCGCACCACCAACCCCCAGCTGCTGAAGATCGCCCGCACCATCGGGGCGCCGCTGCTCGCCACCAACGACAGCCACTACACCCACCAGCACGACGCGGTCTCCCACGACGCCCTGCTGTGCGTGCAGACGGGGTCGCTCATGAGCGACCCCGATCGCTTCAAGTTCCACGGCGACCAGCACTACCTGAAGACCGCGGCGGAGATGCGCTCGTTGTTCGACGAGGTGCCCGAGGCCTGCGACAACACCCTCTGGATTGCCGAGCGCTGCGAGGTCGAGATCGAGTTCGGCAAGCCGCAGCTGCCGAACTTCCCTCTCCCGGAGGGGTTCACCGACGACGCCGACTACCTGCGCCACCTCACCTTCGAGGGCGCCCACCAACGTTGGGGCGACCAGCTCCCCGACTCCGTCGTCGAGCGCCTGGCGTACGAGCTCAAGGTCATCGGCGACATGGGGTTCAGCTCCTACTTCCTCATCGTCTGGGACCTCATCCGCCATGCGCGCGACGCCGGCATCCGGGTGGGGCCCGGGCGTGGCTCGGCGGCCGGGTGCGCGGTGGCCTACACGCTGCGCATCACCGACCTCGACCCCATCCGGTACGACCTGCTGTTCGAGCGCTTCCTCAACCCGAGCCGCATCTCCATGCCCGACATCGACATGGACTTCGACTCCCGCTTCCGCGACGAGATGATCCGGTACGCGGCGGAGCGCTACGGGCGAGACCACGTGGCCCAGATCGTCACCTTCTCCACCATCAAGGCCCGGGCCGCGGTGCGCGATGCGGCGCGGGTGCTCGGGTACCCCTACGCAGTGGGCGACAAGGTGGCCAAGGCCATGCCGCCGCTGGTCATGGGGCGCGACACGCCGCTCTACGCCTGCCTCGACGAGCACCCGAAGTACCTCGACGGCTACAAGATGGCGGCCGACCTCCGCGAGATGTTCGCCACCGATCCCGACGCCCGTCAGGTCATGGAGGTGGCCAAGGGGCTCGAAGGGCTGCGTCGCCAGGACGGCATCCACGCCGCCGCGGTGGTGATCACCAAGGAGCCGCTCACGGAGTACCTGCCCATCCAGCGCAAGCCGGAAGCGGGCAAGGACCCCGAGGACTCCCCGGTGGTCACCCAGTACGAGATGCACGGGGTCGAGGAGCTGGGCCTGCTCAAGATGGACTTCCTGGGCCTGCGCAACCTCGATGTCATCACCGACACCGTGGTGATGCTGCGCGAGACCCAGGGCGTCGAGCTCGACATCGACGACGTCCCCCTCGACGACGACAAGACGCTCCAGCTGCTGCGCGACGGCGACTCCATCGGTGTGTTCCAGCTGGAGGGTGGGCCCATGCGGGCCCTCATGCGTTCGCTCGCGCCGACCTCGTTCGAGGACGTAGCGGCTCTGGTGGCGCTCTACCGACCGGGTCCGATGTCGGCGAACATGCACAACGACTACGCCGACCGCAAGAACGGTCGCAAGCCCATCGAGTACCTGCATGCGGACCTCGAGGAGATCCTCGGTGACACGCAGGGCCTGATGATCTACCAGGAGTCGGTGATGCGGGTGGCGCAGAAGTTCGCCGGCTATTCGCTTGCCGATGCGGACAACCTCAGGAAGGCCTGCGGCAAGAAGGACCGGGCGCTCATCGCCAAGGAGCGCGAGAAGTTCGTGGCCGGCACCGAGGCCACCGGGTACGGCGGGGCCATCGGCACCTCGCTGTTCGACATCATCGAGCCCTTCGCCGACTACGCGTTCAACAAGAGTCACAGCTACGGCTACGGCTACGTCGCCTACCAGACCGCCTACCTCAAGGCGCACTACCCGGTCGAGTACTTCGCCGCGCTGCTCACCAGCGTCAAGACCAACCTCGACAAGGCCGCGGTGTACCTGGCCGAGTGCCGCCAGATGGGCCTCGACGTCCTGGTGCCCGACGTCAACGTCTCGGCCAGCGACTTCATCGCCGTCGAGCGCCCGGGCGAGAACCCGGCCATCGCCTTCGGTCTCTCGGCGGTGCGCAACGTGGGGGAGGGCCTGGTCGGTCACATCCTCACCGAGCGTGAGGCCAACGGGCCCTTCCTCGACTTCTACGACTTCTGCGACCGGGTCGACACCACGGTGCTCAACAAGCGCACCATCGAGTCGCTCATCAAGGCCGGCGGGTTCGATTCGCTCGGGTACAGCCGCAAGGGCCTGCTCGGCTTCTACGACAAGATCATCGACGAGACCGTGGCCCGGCGTCGCAAGGAGGCCGAGGGGCAGTTCGACCTGTTCTCGATGGCCGAACCCGACTCGGACGGCGAGGCCGGTACGGCCAACCGCTACCTCATCCCCACCGACGACTTCGAGAAGCGCCAGCGGCTGGCCTTCGAAAAGGAGATGCTCGGCCTCTACGTGAGCGACCATCCGCTCATGGGGGCCGAGGCGTCGCTGCGGCGGCGCACCGAGTGCACGCTCGACGAGCTCGAGGAGGTGGACGAGGGCGCCATCCGGGTCGTCGGCGGCCTGGTCACCTCCCTGCAGCGCAAGTGGACCAAGAAGGGCGACCTCATGGCCGTGTTCGTCCTCGAGGACCTCAAGTCCTCGGTCGAGTGCATGGTCTTCCCCAAGACCATGCAG